TTGATAGGCAATAATCGTTTGTTCATGTTTATGTAAATCAATAAAGATTTTATTTAGAGTCCCAACAAATTCTACATCTCTTATGATGCCTGAATAAGGATTATTCTTATTTGCAGCATGAGAAACTTTAATATTTTCTGGTCTAACTGCAATTTCTTTCACACCTTTATCAAAGAAATTATTTTCACCAATAAATGTAGCAACAAATTTGCTTGCTGGATTTTGATAAATTTCCTTCGGTGTGCCGATTTGTTCGATTTTCCCATTATTCATAACGACGATTCGATCACTCATGCTCATCGCTTCTTCTTGGTCATGGGTTACATAGATAAAAGTAATTCCTAATTCGCGTTGAAGATTTTTCAGTTCCCTTTGTAAATCTTTACGAAGCTTAAAATCAAGTGCTCCTAGTGGTTCATCTAATAATAAGACTTTTGGATTGTTCACTATTGCACGAGCGATTGCAACCCTTTGCTGTTGTCCACCTGATAACTGACTAGGTTTACGATTTCTAAATTCAGTTAATTGGGTTAATTTCATCGCTTCGTCAGCACGAATCTTTTGCTCTTCTAACGAAATACCTTTCATTTTTAATCCAAATTGAATATTTCTTTCAACATTCATATGAGGAAATAATGCATAGTGTTGGAACACTAAGTTCATATCCCTTTTATATGGAGGTAAACTATTAATTGCTTCTCCATTTAGTTTAATCACACCTGACGATGGTTCTTCAAATCCAGCAATCATTCTTAAAAGTGTCGTTTTCCCACAACCACTTGGGCCTAAGATTGTTAAGAATTCTCCAGAATATATTTCTAATGAAAGTGGAGAAATCACATTATTTTCACTAAAATTTTTCTCGACTTGTTCAATTTCAATTATATTTTTCATTTTCGCTTCCCATCTATATTAATATTTGTATTATTATGTAAAAATGTATAATTTATTTTCAACATATAAAAAGCCCCTTTTGTCAAGGAGCTAAGAAACTAAGTTACAATTAACCTTTATTTTAACAATTTACGAATAAACCGTAAAGCGTTTTTTGTTGTATGATATCTAATTTTCAAGTCAATTTTAGTCGTTTGTAAAAGGACACTTTTTTCATGTGTAAAAGCAGCAAAACTGTACTCCCCATGATAATTTCCTGAACCACTTTCTCCTACCCCACCAAAAGGTAAATTCGGATTGGCCATATGATAAAGTGTATCGTTTACACATCCGCCACCAAATGGAACTCTCTCAATTACTTTATTTGCAATCTGTTTACTTTCTGTAAAGACGTATAGTGCCAATGGCTTAGGGTGTTGATTAATTTCATTGATTACTTCATCTATATTTTCATAGGTAAGAATTGGTAAAATGGGACCGAATATTTCTTCAGACATAATTGGGGACTCCCAAGATAAATCAGAAATTAAAGTTGGTTCGATTTTATGAGATGATTGATCAAATTCCCCACCATGTAGGATTTCACCATTATTCAAAAATTCAACTAAACGATTAAAATGACGATCACTGATGATCTTTGTGTAATCATCATTTAACAAAGGCTGATCACTATAAAACTGAACAATTTCATTCTTTAATGCATCTATAAAATCCTTTTTTACTGATTTGTGGACATAAATATAATCTGGAGCAATACAAGTCTGTCCTGCATTTGTAAATTTCCCCCAAACAATTCTTTTCGCAGCTAGTTGGATATTCGAATCGTTGTGTACAATTGTTGGGCTTTTCCCACCTAATTCAAGTATTAATGGCGTTAAATTTTTACTTGCTGCTTCCATCACAATTTTTCCAACTTGAACACTGCCAGTAAAAAAGATGAAATCAAACTTTTGTTGTAATAATATCGTGCTTTCTTCGATTCCACCATCAACTACCGCAATATAATCTTTATCAAAATTATCATTGATTATTTTATTAATAATGATTGATGTATTTGGCGTTAATTCTGATGGTTTAATAATAGCAGTATTTCCCCCAATTATTGCACCAATTAATGGAGCCATCGTTAATTGAAAAGGATAATTCCAAGGTGAGATAATTAATGTTACTCCATATGGTTCTCTGTAAATATATCCTTTTGTACCAATATGCGTAATTGGCGTTTTAACTTTTTTAGGTTTCATCCATTTTTTAATATGTTTGATTGCTTCTGATATTTCTTTTAAAGTAAATCCAATTTCAGTCATATAGGCTTCAAAATCTGACTTATTTAAATCTTTTTTTAAGGCTATTTTTATTTCTTCCTCGTTCTCTACTATTGATTTATATAATTTTCTTAATTGATCAATTCTAAAATTTGAAGTCTTAGTAGAACCAGTCTGAAAAAATGCTTTTTGCCTAGTTACTAATTGTGTTATTTCAGATGCTTTATATGTACTTTCCAAAATTATCACATCCTTTTTAAGTCCAATAGTTTAAACGTATAATCTAATGCTAATTTAAAATCACACATAAAGTCAATATTTCTGTGAATACTATGATTAATAGTAACTAGTGTAGGAAGCGAAATATTAACTTT
This genomic interval from Gottfriedia acidiceleris contains the following:
- a CDS encoding ABC transporter ATP-binding protein gives rise to the protein MKNIIEIEQVEKNFSENNVISPLSLEIYSGEFLTILGPSGCGKTTLLRMIAGFEEPSSGVIKLNGEAINSLPPYKRDMNLVFQHYALFPHMNVERNIQFGLKMKGISLEEQKIRADEAMKLTQLTEFRNRKPSQLSGGQQQRVAIARAIVNNPKVLLLDEPLGALDFKLRKDLQRELKNLQRELGITFIYVTHDQEEAMSMSDRIVVMNNGKIEQIGTPKEIYQNPASKFVATFIGENNFFDKGVKEIAVRPENIKVSHAANKNNPYSGIIRDVEFVGTLNKIFIDLHKHEQTIIAYQMPDQTSFNRNDKVEISWKSEDEVIMY
- a CDS encoding aldehyde dehydrogenase gives rise to the protein MESTYKASEITQLVTRQKAFFQTGSTKTSNFRIDQLRKLYKSIVENEEEIKIALKKDLNKSDFEAYMTEIGFTLKEISEAIKHIKKWMKPKKVKTPITHIGTKGYIYREPYGVTLIISPWNYPFQLTMAPLIGAIIGGNTAIIKPSELTPNTSIIINKIINDNFDKDYIAVVDGGIEESTILLQQKFDFIFFTGSVQVGKIVMEAASKNLTPLILELGGKSPTIVHNDSNIQLAAKRIVWGKFTNAGQTCIAPDYIYVHKSVKKDFIDALKNEIVQFYSDQPLLNDDYTKIISDRHFNRLVEFLNNGEILHGGEFDQSSHKIEPTLISDLSWESPIMSEEIFGPILPILTYENIDEVINEINQHPKPLALYVFTESKQIANKVIERVPFGGGCVNDTLYHMANPNLPFGGVGESGSGNYHGEYSFAAFTHEKSVLLQTTKIDLKIRYHTTKNALRFIRKLLK